A single Argentina anserina chromosome 7, drPotAnse1.1, whole genome shotgun sequence DNA region contains:
- the LOC126802399 gene encoding putative ripening-related protein 1: MKSHYRSSGAFLFIFIILLTICLSTEAQTSNPSRKLVGKKAPLVSHTKATLTINSFEAGGSGGGPAECDGQYHSDKTLIVALSSGWYNNGKRCSDYITIEGNGRSVQAKVVDECDSSRGCADDIVDASKAVWKALGVKENSRDWGEMKVFWSDA, from the coding sequence ATGAAGTCCCACTATCGTTCTTCAGGTGCTtttctcttcatcttcatcattctTTTGACAATCTGTTTAAGCACTGAAGCTCAGACCTCCAATCCAAGTCGCAAACTAGTAGGAAAAAAGGCTCCTCTGGTGTCTCATACAAAGGCAACCTTGACAATCAACAGCTTCGAAGCAGGTGGTAGTGGTGGTGGACCAGCTGAATGTGATGGCCAATACCACTCCGATAAGACCCTGATCGTGGCATTGTCCTCCGGATGGTACAACAATGGGAAGCGGTGTTCAGACTACATTACCATAGAAGGCAATGGAAGGAGTGTGCAAGCCAAGGTTGTAGATGAGTGTGACTCATCAAGAGGATGTGCTGATGACATCGTTGATGCCTCTAAAGCTGTTTGGAAGGCCTTGGGAGTTAAGGAAAACAGCAGGGACTGGGGTGAGATGAAGGTATTCTGGTCTGATGCCTAA
- the LOC126802396 gene encoding putative ripening-related protein 1 → MKYHFCSSGAFLVVLIILVTICLSIEAQTCKPSGKVVGVKPPKKQCNPQNHSECCKKGKLYTTFNCSPPVTKHTKATLTLNSFQKGGDGGGPSECDHKYHSDKTLVVALSTGWFNNRKRCLHHITIHGNGRSVNAKVVDECDSRRGCDPEHDYQPPCPHNIVDASKAVWKALGIKESDSRWGEMEIFWSDA, encoded by the coding sequence ATGAAGTATCACTTTTGTTCTTCCGGTGCTTTTCTCGTCGTCTTAATCATTCTTGTAACAATCTGTTTGAGCATTGAAGCTCAAACCTGCAAACCAAGTGGCAAAGTAGTTGGCGTAAAGCCTCCTAAGAAACAATGTAACCCTCAGAACCACTCAGAGTGCTGCAAAAAAGGCAAGCTCTACACCACTTTCAATTGCTCACCTCCGGTGACCAAGCATACTAAAGCTACCTTAACGCTCAACAGCTTTCAGAAAGGAGGTGATGGTGGTGGACCTTCAGAATGTGACCATAAATACCACTCGGATAAAACCCTGGTTGTGGCATTGTCGACCGGATGGTTCAACAATAGAAAGAGGTGTTTACACCACATTACCATACATGGTAATGGAAGGAGTGTGAACGCCAAGGTTGTTGATGAGTGTGACTCCAGAAGAGGTTGTGATCCTGAACATGATTACCAGCCCCCATGCCCTCACAACATTGTTGATGCCTCTAAAGCTGTTTGGAAGGCCTTGGGAATTAAGGAAAGTGACAGCCGCTGGGGTGAAATGGAGATATTCTGGTCTGATGcctga